One stretch of Schizosaccharomyces pombe strain 972h- genome assembly, chromosome: III DNA includes these proteins:
- the tef5 gene encoding translation elongation factor EF-1 beta subunit, guanyl-nucleotide exchange factor (eEF1B) — translation MGFSDLTSDAGLKQLNDFLLDKSFIEGYEPSQADAVVFKAVGVAPDTAKYPNGARWYKQIATYDLATLPGTAKEVSAYGPEGAAAAEEDEIDLFGSDEEEDPEAERIKAERVAEYNKKKAAKPKAVHKSLVTLDVKPWDDETPMDELEKAVRSIQMDGLVWGLSKLVPVGFGVNKFQINLVVEDDKVSLEALQEELEGFEDYVQSTDIAAMSKL, via the exons atgggTTTTTCTGATCTCACCTCTGACGCTGGTCTTAAGCAACTTAACGACTTCTTGCTTGACAAGTCTTTCATTGAAGG ATATGAGCCTAGCCAAGCTGATGCTGTAGTCTTTAAGGCTGTTGGCGTTGCTCCTGATACTGCCAAGTACCCCAACGGTGCTCGTTGGTACAAGCAAATTGCCACTTATGACCTTGCCACTCTTCCTGGTACCGCCAAGGAGGTTTCTGCCTATGGTCCTGAGGGTGCTGCTGCCGCTGAAGAAGATGAGATCGATCTCTTTGGCTCTGACGAAGAGGAGGATCCTGAAGCTGAGCGCATTAAGGCCGAGCGTGTTGCCGAATACAACAAGAAGAAGGCTGCTAAACCCAAGGCCGTTCACAAGTCTCTTGTCACCTTGGATGTTAAGCCTTGGGATGATGAAACCCCTATGGACGAATTGGAGAAGGCCGTTCGTAGCATTCAAATGGACGGTCTTGTTTGGGGTCTTTCCAAACTTGTTCCCGTTGGTTTCGGTGTCAACAAGTTCCAAATTAACTTGGTTGTTGAGGACGACAAGGTTTCCTTGGAAGCTCTTCAAGAGGAGCTTGAGGGTTTCGAAGATTACGTCCAATCTACCGATATCGCCGCTATGTCCAAGTTGTAA
- the bdf1 gene encoding Swr1 complex bromodomain subunit Bdf1, whose amino-acid sequence MSSESRENEVKAETKDEIANDGSPQLNGDNNIQSSDGHNDENEESLSRKRDSSGATVGDLKQEEKESMPKKEPEPTVKKIRGSGMPPPQQKYCLAIVRQLKRTKNSAPFKVPVDPIKQNIPDYPTIVKNPMDLGTIEKKLTSYEYSVPQEFIDDMNLMFSNCFLYNGTESPVGSMGKALQEVFERQLKQLPDAEQPAAAPVKKSKQKSASTAPPRTRRNSSVSSTSASVAASTAPKAASPAVLPEGKPRRRKNNSQMRFCSTVLKELYKRQYESFAFPFYQPVDPVACDCPDYFDVIKEPMDLSTIQSKLNKNEYSTLEEFESDILLMFNNCFTYNPPGTPVHVMGRQLENVFKEKWEARPKFDDATLVKQQEAETDALFDNGEEEEALMSEEEINGAKFAAVDKQISMLQDTLEAMKAKKMNRMRKPRRRDLTKEYGPITYAMQNELAERCNYLSAEQLSNVAEILREEMPWLRDTDEIEIDVGNMKPEVFHRIYRYVCKPDADSSEPASPVLMPTKPEKKKGRVLSETEQAEKIRRLQQQLDRFAGKTSPTSPESNNAANVSDSESDNESESSESA is encoded by the coding sequence ATGAGCAGCGAATCGCGTGAAAATGAGGTCAAAGCTGAGacaaaagatgaaattgcGAATGATGGGAGTCCTCAGTTAAATGGTGATAATAACATACAATCAAGTGATGGTCATAACGACGAAAATGAAGAGTCGTTATCGAGGAAGCGTGACTCTTCTGGTGCGACTGTGGGCGATTTGAAAcaagaggaaaaagaatcTATGCCCAAAAAAGAACCTGAACCGACTGTTAAAAAGATTCGTGGCAGTGGAATGCCTCCGCctcaacaaaaatattgtttgGCAATTGTAAgacaattaaaaagaacCAAAAATTCCGCACCATTTAAAGTCCCAGTAGACCCcataaaacaaaacattcCAGATTATCCGACAATTGTAAAAAACCCCATGGACTTGGGGacaattgaaaagaaattaacaAGTTACGAGTACAGCGTTCCTCAAGAATTCATTGATGACATGAACCtgatgttttcaaattgttttttgtataaTGGAACGGAGTCACCAGTTGGATCGATGGGTAAAGCTTTGCAAGAGGTATTTGAGCGGCAGTTAAAACAGTTGCCCGACGCAGAACAACCCGCAGCTGCTCCCGTGAAAAAGTCCAAACAAAAGTCGGCCTCAACTGCTCCCCCTCGTACTAGAAGAAACTCATCTGTTAGCTCTACATCAGCCAGCGTTGCTGCGTCTACAGCTCCTAAAGCTGCTTCTCCAGCTGTTCTCCCGGAAGGTAAACCCAGGCGCCGTAAAAACAACTCGCAAATGCGCTTTTGCTCAACTGTGTTAAAGGAATTATACAAAAGACAATACGAGTCGTTTGCTTTCCCCTTTTATCAGCCTGTTGATCCTGTAGCTTGCGATTGTCCGGATTATTTTGATGTCATCAAAGAACCCATGGATCTCAGCACTATACAATCcaaattgaacaaaaatGAGTATTCTACTCTTGAGGAATTTGAAAGCGACATCCTTCTTATGTTTAACAACTGTTTCACCTATAACCCTCCTGGCACTCCTGTTCATGTGATGGGCCGCCAATTAGAGAATGTATTTAAGGAAAAATGGGAAGCTCGTCCCAAGTTTGATGATGCAACCTTGGTTAAACAACAGGAGGCGGAAACAGATGCTTTATTCGATAATGGTGAGGAAGAGGAGGCTTTGATGTCCGAGGAAGAAATCAATGGAGCCAAGTTTGCTGCTGTGGATAAGCAGATATCTATGCTACAGGACACATTGGAGGCAATGAAGGCAAAAAAGATGAACCGTATGAGGAAACCTCGTCGCCGTGATCTCACCAAGGAATATGGTCCTATTACCTATGCTATGCAAAATGAGCTTGCCGAGCGCTGTAATTACCTCAGTGCTGAACAACTTTCAAATGTCGCTGAAATTTTACGTGAAGAGATGCCTTGGCTTCGTGATactgatgaaattgaaattgatgtCGGCAATATGAAACCAGAAGTATTCCATCGTATATACCGCTATGTTTGCAAACCCGACGCCGATTCCTCTGAACCTGCTTCACCCGTCCTTATGCCAACTAAGCcagagaagaaaaagggCCGCGTACTTTCTGAAACGGAGCAAGCTGAAAAAATCAGACGTTTGCAACAACAATTAGATCGTTTTGCTGGCAAAACGTCTCCCACTTCTCCCGAGTCAAATAACGCTGCTAATGTTTCCGATTCTGAAAGTGACAATGAAAGTGAAAGTAGTGAATCTGCTTAA
- the utp502 gene encoding ribonucleoprotein complex protein Utp502 produces MAATTGNIIKFEENADSKDLLEQCLNCSDVGVVSNTVRNMDGTIAADLARTLIPAMLINMQPSLAIWLHWIIVTHGGYLTTVMDLQDSLVQLHEKLVQSAHLMTKIFSLSGKLNMVLSQEEMRQRRLDFSSEDGEEEEENDYIDEDVDEAGYDIEVVDEAENDDMDNDLEANADAFDESNLEASLSPNAELSPRKSHIDHDFVIPEDEMLSEEEEQEVEKQILPKFVVPESPRKTSRKSR; encoded by the coding sequence ATGGCTGCCACAACCGGTAATATTAtcaaatttgaagaaaatgcaGATTCGAAAGATTTGCTGGAGCAATGCTTGAATTGCTCTGATGTTGGTGTTGTATCCAACACTGTTCGCAATATGGATGGTACTATTGCGGCTGATTTAGCTAGAACTTTAATCCCAGCCATGTTGATAAATATGCAGCCATCCCTTGCGATTTGGTTGCATTGGATTATTGTTACACATGGTGGATATTTGACCACCGTCATGGATTTGCAGGATTCACTTGTTCAGTTACATGAAAAGCTTGTACAAAGTGCTCATTTAATgactaaaattttttctttgtccggaaaattaaatatggTTTTATCTCAGGAAGAGATGAGGCAACGTCGACTTGATTTTTCGAGTGAAGATGGagaagaagaggaggaAAACGATTACATCGATGAGGATGTGGATGAAGCAGGCTACGATATAGAGGTAGTTGATGAAGCAGAAAATGATGACATGGACAATGATTTGGAAGCAAATGCCGATGCGTTTGATGAAAGCAATTTGGAAGCTTCTTTGTCGCCAAATGCAGAATTATCACCTAGAAAAAGTCACATTGATCATGACTTTGTCATCCCGGAAGATGAAATGCTttctgaagaagaggaaCAAGAGGtggaaaaacaaattctaCCTAAATTTGTTGTCCCCGAAAGCCCAAGAAAAACTAGTCGCAAATCTCGGTAA